The genomic interval ACGGCACTCTCTCTATCCAATTTTTTGGCTGAGGACAATACCCCATTCGTCGGAGGAAAGGAACGTTTGGCCAATGACGTTGGCCCGTGCGGTGGCTATACTCGGCCGAACTCTTTTTACAGCCAATGCCTACCATAAGGAGATTGAGATGAGCGACCTGAAAACCCAGTTTGACGAAGCGGTGAACTACATCCAGAACGCCGAAGGCGATTTTCAGCCTTCAAACGAGATGAAACTTGAGTTCTATGGCCTCTACAAGCAGGCCACCGAAGGCGACGTTTCCGGCAAGCGCCCGGGCATGATGGACTTTGTTGGGCGCGCCAAGTTTGACGCGTGGGACAAGCTGAAAGGCACCTCCAGTGAAGAAGCCATGCAGCAGTACATTGATAAGCTGAACGCCCTGAAATAACTCCCGCCGCCTGCCCCCAATCCCGGTCGATCTGACCGGGATTATTTTTTTGTCAGAAATTTTGCGACGTTCAAACGATTGTCATAAGATGCGCGCACTCTAACAAAAAGAACCCACTGGACGCAGTTACTCATGGATGTCACCGAGGCACTTGAACAATCCCAACCCGGCCTGATTGGCCGCGTCAAAAGCGCTATTCGTGAGCAGGATTTGCACCAGCGTGCAGAGCAAACCTATCTGCACTGGATTACCCG from Marinobacter sp. LA51 carries:
- a CDS encoding acyl-CoA-binding protein, giving the protein MSDLKTQFDEAVNYIQNAEGDFQPSNEMKLEFYGLYKQATEGDVSGKRPGMMDFVGRAKFDAWDKLKGTSSEEAMQQYIDKLNALK